A single Syngnathoides biaculeatus isolate LvHL_M chromosome 18, ASM1980259v1, whole genome shotgun sequence DNA region contains:
- the pwwp2a gene encoding PWWP domain-containing protein 2A encodes MAAVATEPGATAIRTTATNDDGSPEPSTSGGSGHTLVSQGPEGAPESELAAELCSPRSGDGEDGEERRHVEPEPSGGKGQGEAATSGPLIQNRSGAGREAARNGSAQAYRSILEQPKPSSSAVFLHSFPAARPPPGAEAGLSLAEPAEPTSKAAGRDRGYPASVQPERRPAATQDGDSETEPAPKPDADPAEVTPCAPRLGGCVQDLSLSLGSEVPVCLDHVIDDALVVSFRVGEKVFSGVLMDVSKRFGPYGIPITLFPRREDQSRPQRVAVPAEAAAPVAPKQELPSEDAPPCLWTAKPPPLFQEGAPYPPPLFIRDTYNQALPQPPPRKIKRPKRRYRCEEPTSIMNAIKLRPRQVLCDKCKCVVAAAGRRPGPVDLRGEEASRRRKAADGPVSAEVKRLRSDDKSGRGDRRGPSGMPSSGRVLRAVSSSSSVRLKLNSKKVLAKGTSADGAKTQQVLKKLARNSQPPPAPLGENRDREDGKVVTRTAALQNHSQKVHFTRRLQLVGPASHTALPPRMRLKPQRYRTDDPQAHPASSSPPKHNVRSATSSPNLPAFDPAQPPPRLSPGLTPPSPYCTAPEDKEAPPPPPPPPPSETVDLSPPLDPSSLVPPCPSSAEAALGDKEGGELKRRRKSSTSSSSSSSSTSSSSVFSKSVSKCLLPDGRTVCVGDIVWAKIYGFPWWPARVLGITVARRSGAVLAATRQEARVSWFGSPTTSFLPLSQLSPFLESFQLRFDRKRKGPYRRAIAEAASAAKQLTPEVRALLTQFET; translated from the exons ATGGCGGCCGTGGCCACCGAGCCAGGAGCTACGGCGATTCGAACAACGGCGACCAACGACGACGGCTCTCCGGAACCGAGCACCAGCGGCGGCTCGGGGCACACGCTCGTCTCGCAGGGGCCCGAAGGAGCGCCGGAGTCCGAGCTGGCCGCGGAGCTGTGTAGCCCTCGGTCGGGAGACGGTGAGGACGGGGAGGAGCGCCGCCATGTCGAGCCAGAGCCCTCGGGGGGAAAAGGCCAAGGTGAGGCCGCCACCAGCGGCCCGCTCATCCAGAACCGAAGTGGCGCCGGTAGGGAAGCGGCTCGGAACGGCTCGGCGCAGGCGTACCGCAGCATCCTCGAACAGCCCAAGCCTTCCTCCTCCGCCGTCTTCCTGCACTCATTCCCAGCCGCCAGGCCCCCGCCCGGCGCCGAGGCCGGCCTGTCCCTGGCGGAGCCGGCGGAACCGACTTCGAAAGCCGCTGGCCGGGACCGGGGATACCCGGCTTCAGTCCAACCGGAGCGGAGGCCCGCCGCTACTCAAGACGGGGATTCGGAGACCG AACCGGCGCCGAAGCCGGACGCCGATCCGGCCGAAGTCACCCCGTGCGCTCCGAGGCTCGGCGGATGCGTGCAGGACCTGAGTCTCAGCCTGGGCTCAGAGGTCCCGGTCTGCTTGGACCACGTCATCGATGACGCGCTGGTTGTGTCGTTCCGGGTGGGCGAGAAAGTCTTCTCCGGGGTTCTGATGGACGTTTCCAAAAG GTTCGGGCCTTACGGAATTCCCATCACGCTGTTTCCTCGACGCGAAGACCAGAGCCGACCTCAAAGGGTGGCGGTCCCCGCGGAGGCCGCCGCCCCCGTGGCCCCAAAGCAGGAACTGCCCAGCGAAGACGCGCCCCCTTGCCTGTGGACCGCCAAGCCGCCGCCGCTGTTCCAGGAGGGGGCGCCGTACCCGCCCCCGCTGTTCATCAGGGACACCTACAACCAGGCGTTACCTCAGCCGCCGCCTCGGAAGATCAAGCGGCCCAAGCGGCGCTACCGCTGCGAGGAGCCCACCTCCATCATGAACGCCATCAAGCTGCGCCCCCGCCAGGTGCTGTGCGACAAGTGCAAATGCGTCGTGGCGGCGGCCGGGCGCCGGCCGGGCCCCGTGGACCTGAGGGGCGAGGAGGCGTCGCGGCGGCGGAAGGCAGCGGACGGGCCCGTCTCGGCCGAGGTCAAGCGGCTGAGGAGCGACGACAAGAGCGGCCGCGGCGACAGACGCGGGCCGTCGGGGATGCCGTCCTCGGGTCGCGTCCTGCGGGCCGTGTCCTCTTCCTCGTCCGTGCGGCTCAAGCTTAACTCCAAGAAGGTTCTGGCCAAAGGAACCTCGGCCGATGGCGCCAAAACTCAACAGGTTCTCAAGAAGCTGGCGCGGAACTCGCAGCCTCCGCCGGCGCCGCTCGGTGAGAACAGGGACAGAGAGGACGGCAAGGTTGTGACGCGCACCGCCGCCCTGCAGAACCACAGCCAGAAGGTCCACTTCACCCGCCGCCTGCAGCTCGTCGGCCCCGCCTCGCACACGGCGCTGCCGCCTCGAATGCGCCTCAAACCCCAAAGGTATCGTACCGACGACCCTCAGGCCCACCCCGCTTCCTCCTCGCCCCCCAAACACAACGTTCGCTCGGCCACCTCAAGCCCAAACCTACCCGCGTTCGACCCCGCGCAGCCGCCCCCGCGCCTCAGTCCCGGTCTGACGCCGCCCTCTCCTTACTGTACTGCTCCGGAGGACAAGGaggctcctcctccccctcctcctcctcctccttcagaGACCGTAGACCTCTCCCCGCCCCTGGACCCGTCTTCCTTAGTGCCCCCCTGCCCGTCCTCCGCAGAGGCGGCGCTCGGCGACAAGGAAGGAGGTGAACTGAAACGGCGTCGCAAATCTTCCACGTCGTCGTCCTCTTCCTCGTCGTCGACGTCGTCGTCCTCCGTCTTCTCGAAGTCGGTGTCAAAATGTCTGCTGCCCGACGGGCGCACCGTGTGCGTGGGCGACATCGTTTGGGCCAAAATCTACGGCTTCCCCTGGTGGCCGGCGCGGGTGCTGGGCATCACGGTGGCGCGGCGGTCCGGCGCCGTGTTGGCGGCGACCAGGCAGGAGGCCCGCGTGTCCTGGTTCGGCTCGCCCACCACCTCCTTCCTGCCGCTCTCGCAGCTCTCGCCCTTCCTGGAGAGCTTCCAGTTGCGCTTCGACAGGAAGCGCAAAGGCCCGTACCGCCGCGCCATCGCCGAGGCCGCCAGCGCCGCCAAGCAGCTAACGCCCGAAGTGCGCGCGTTGCTCACGCAGTTTGAGACGTAG